A genomic segment from Halomonas sp. TA22 encodes:
- a CDS encoding CoA-transferase subunit beta yields MSTDYTSSEMMTVTAARALENGMTCFVGIGLPSEAANLARLTHAPEVVLIYESGTLQTKPDVLPLSIGDGELCESALTTVSVPEMFRYWLQGGKVSVGFLGTAQIDRYANLNTTLIGDYESPKVRLPGGGGAPEIATNAGEVFITLKHSKRTFVKDVDFITTLGFGRDGKGRDGVPNIGRGPTRVITDLCVMKPDPETRELVVTSLHPGVTLEQVQEATGWEIRFAESLESTPEPNARELEVLRELKARTDRHHAGE; encoded by the coding sequence ATGAGCACCGACTACACTTCCTCGGAGATGATGACCGTCACCGCCGCCCGCGCGCTGGAGAACGGCATGACCTGCTTTGTCGGCATCGGCCTGCCCTCGGAGGCCGCCAACCTGGCGCGCCTGACCCATGCCCCCGAGGTAGTGCTGATCTACGAGTCCGGCACCCTGCAGACCAAGCCCGACGTGCTGCCGCTCTCCATCGGCGACGGCGAGCTGTGCGAATCGGCGCTGACCACCGTCTCGGTTCCGGAGATGTTTCGCTACTGGCTACAGGGCGGCAAGGTCAGCGTGGGATTCCTGGGCACCGCCCAGATCGACCGCTACGCTAACCTCAATACCACCCTGATCGGCGATTACGAATCGCCCAAGGTGCGCCTGCCGGGCGGTGGCGGGGCGCCTGAGATCGCCACCAATGCCGGTGAGGTGTTCATCACCCTCAAGCACTCCAAGCGCACCTTCGTGAAGGATGTCGACTTCATCACCACTCTGGGTTTCGGCCGTGACGGCAAGGGCCGCGATGGCGTGCCCAACATCGGTCGCGGGCCGACCCGGGTGATCACCGATCTGTGCGTGATGAAACCCGATCCCGAGACCCGGGAGCTCGTCGTGACCTCGCTGCATCCGGGGGTCACCCTCGAGCAGGTACAGGAAGCCACCGGCTGGGAGATCCGCTTTGCCGAGTCGCTCGAAAGCACGCCGGAGCCCAACGCTCGGGAGCTTGAGGTGCTGCGTGAATTGAAAGCACGCACCGATCGCCACCACGCCGGTGAATAA
- a CDS encoding aldehyde dehydrogenase gives MTPVQLLIGGQECPATGNATAIRYNPFSGEAVTEAAAATVEDANRAAEAAHKAFAAWSQTGPGERRAKLLKAAELMESRQQEFIDSMVDETGATLGWAGFNVMVAAGLLRESASLTTQIQGDIIPSNVPHSLAMGVRVPCGVVVGIAPWNAPIILGTRAIAGPLACGNSVILKASEMCPNTHGLIGRVLIEAGLGDGIVNVIHNGPDNAPEVVAALVEHPAVRRINFTGSTTVGRIIAEKAATQLKPVLLELGGKAPFLVLDDADIDAAVEAAAFGAFFNQGQICMSTERLIVDASVADEFAEKLAVKASTLKAGNPREQDNALGTLVNRESGEKLSALIDDALSKGARLASGGKADGMVMQATLIDGVTEEMRLYREESFGPVVAMIRVNGEEEAIRVANDSEYGLSSAVFTRDSARGLRVAGRIEAGICHINAPTVHDEPQMPFGGVKNSGYGRFGGKAVIDEFTELRWMTLQTGPRHYPI, from the coding sequence ATGACGCCAGTTCAGTTATTGATCGGGGGGCAGGAGTGCCCGGCGACGGGCAATGCAACGGCCATACGCTACAACCCGTTCAGTGGTGAGGCCGTGACCGAAGCGGCAGCGGCAACCGTTGAAGATGCCAACCGGGCTGCCGAAGCCGCCCACAAGGCCTTCGCCGCCTGGTCGCAGACCGGCCCGGGCGAGCGTCGCGCCAAGCTGCTCAAGGCCGCCGAGTTGATGGAGTCGCGTCAGCAGGAGTTCATCGACTCGATGGTCGACGAGACCGGCGCCACGCTGGGCTGGGCCGGCTTCAACGTGATGGTGGCAGCCGGCCTGCTGCGCGAGTCGGCGTCGCTGACGACCCAGATCCAAGGCGACATCATCCCCTCCAACGTACCCCACAGCCTGGCCATGGGGGTGCGCGTACCGTGCGGGGTGGTGGTGGGTATCGCCCCATGGAACGCCCCGATCATCCTTGGCACCCGAGCCATCGCCGGGCCGCTGGCATGTGGCAATAGTGTGATTCTCAAGGCCTCGGAGATGTGTCCCAACACCCATGGCCTGATTGGCCGCGTGTTGATCGAGGCGGGTCTTGGCGATGGCATCGTCAATGTGATCCACAACGGCCCCGACAATGCCCCTGAGGTAGTGGCGGCGCTGGTCGAGCATCCCGCGGTACGGCGTATCAACTTCACCGGCTCCACCACGGTAGGGCGGATCATCGCCGAGAAGGCCGCCACGCAGCTCAAGCCGGTGCTGCTCGAGCTCGGCGGCAAGGCACCGTTCCTGGTGCTCGACGATGCCGATATCGACGCTGCAGTAGAAGCGGCCGCCTTCGGCGCCTTCTTCAACCAGGGCCAGATCTGCATGTCCACCGAGCGGCTGATCGTCGATGCGTCGGTGGCTGACGAGTTCGCCGAGAAGCTCGCCGTCAAGGCCAGCACACTCAAGGCCGGCAACCCACGCGAGCAGGACAATGCGCTGGGCACGCTGGTCAATCGCGAATCCGGCGAGAAGCTCAGTGCACTGATCGACGATGCGCTGAGCAAGGGGGCGCGGCTCGCCTCGGGTGGCAAGGCCGATGGCATGGTGATGCAGGCGACTCTGATCGATGGCGTGACCGAGGAGATGCGCCTCTACCGCGAGGAGTCGTTCGGACCGGTGGTGGCGATGATTCGCGTCAACGGCGAGGAGGAGGCGATCCGTGTGGCCAACGACAGCGAATACGGGCTCTCCTCGGCGGTATTCACCCGCGACAGCGCGCGCGGCCTGCGCGTGGCCGGGCGTATCGAGGCGGGAATCTGCCATATCAACGCCCCCACCGTGCACGACGAGCCGCAGATGCCCTTCGGCGGCGTCAAGAATAGCGGCTACGGGCGCTTCGGCGGCAAGGCGGTGATCGACGAGTTCACCGAGCTGCGCTGGATGACGCTGCAGACCGGGCCGCGCCACTATCCCATTTAA
- the pcaF gene encoding 3-oxoadipyl-CoA thiolase, which produces MNDVYLCHPVRSAIGKFGGALSSMRPDDLAARIFEALLARTPDLDPAAIDDVIMGCANQAGEDNRNVARMALLLAGLPTSVPGTTINRLCGSSMDAIGTAARAVRAGEAELMIAGGVESMSRAPYVLGKAGTAFSRTQTMEDTTIGWRFINPLLRERYGVDSMPETAENVAEQFKISREDQDQFAYDSQVKTKRAQQSGRLAREIVPIEIPRRKQEPLVFDIDEHPRETTLEKLSSLPTPFRAAGSSVMGSVTAGNASGVNDGGAAMIVASEAAVKRYNLTPMARIHGMATAGVEPRIMGIGPVPASQKLLKRLGMSVDQLDHIELNEAFAAQALACLRELGIKDDDPRVNPNGGAIALGHPLGMSGARIITSAMHELEIKQGRYALCTMCIGVGQGIATLIERV; this is translated from the coding sequence ATGAACGATGTCTATCTGTGTCATCCGGTCCGCTCGGCGATCGGCAAATTCGGCGGTGCGCTCTCGAGCATGCGCCCCGACGATCTCGCCGCGCGCATCTTCGAAGCGCTACTGGCGCGCACGCCGGATCTCGACCCGGCGGCCATCGATGACGTGATCATGGGCTGCGCCAACCAGGCCGGCGAGGACAACCGCAACGTGGCGCGCATGGCGCTGCTGCTGGCGGGCCTGCCGACCAGCGTGCCGGGCACCACCATCAACCGCCTGTGCGGCTCGAGTATGGACGCCATCGGTACGGCGGCGCGTGCCGTGCGTGCAGGCGAAGCCGAGCTGATGATCGCCGGCGGTGTGGAGTCGATGTCGCGGGCACCCTATGTACTGGGCAAGGCCGGCACGGCGTTTTCACGCACCCAGACCATGGAAGACACCACCATCGGCTGGCGCTTCATCAACCCGCTATTGCGCGAGCGCTACGGGGTCGACTCGATGCCGGAAACCGCCGAGAACGTCGCCGAGCAGTTCAAGATTTCCCGCGAGGATCAGGACCAGTTCGCCTACGACTCGCAGGTCAAGACCAAGCGTGCTCAACAGAGCGGCCGCCTGGCCCGTGAGATCGTGCCGATCGAGATTCCGCGCCGCAAGCAGGAGCCGCTGGTCTTCGATATCGACGAGCATCCCCGCGAGACCACTCTGGAGAAGCTCTCAAGCCTACCCACGCCGTTCCGCGCCGCCGGTTCCAGCGTGATGGGCTCGGTTACCGCAGGCAACGCCTCCGGCGTCAACGACGGTGGGGCGGCGATGATCGTCGCAAGCGAAGCAGCGGTGAAGCGCTACAACCTCACCCCGATGGCACGCATCCACGGCATGGCCACCGCCGGCGTCGAGCCACGCATCATGGGCATCGGCCCCGTGCCGGCCTCGCAGAAGCTGCTAAAGCGTCTTGGCATGAGCGTTGACCAGCTCGACCATATCGAGCTCAACGAGGCGTTTGCTGCCCAGGCACTGGCCTGCCTGCGCGAACTCGGCATCAAGGACGACGACCCGCGCGTCAATCCCAACGGTGGCGCCATCGCGCTGGGGCACCCGCTCGGCATGTCCGGAGCGCGCATCATCACCAGCGCCATGCATGAACTCGAGATCAAGCAGGGGCGCTACGCACTGTGCACCATGTGCATCGGCGTGGGGCAGGGGATCGCGACGCTGATCGAGCGCGTCTGA
- a CDS encoding alpha/beta fold hydrolase: protein MAFIEYNGRSVAYRLLGAEALPLVVLAHPLGMTQAVWDDILSALLPRYRVLTWDLPGHGASQAWPVEGGEITPATLAHEALALADQAGASRFHFVGTSIGGVVGQHLIAEHAERLYSATLTNTGAVIGNADLWTTRAGRVRSEGLAAMAGEIVPRWFAPALIEAQPALAAGWKVQMARTDGESYARLCEMLGTTDFCGKLKASLAQHPDVKVHLLGGSEDLATPPDTLAALAKECNGAPLEILEGIAHVPSVEAPQALAKRLLLWMTKDGVAVGEQGVSYAEGLETRKQVLGEEHVERASKSATSLDAPFQQMITRLAWGELWSNDDLTRRERSMITTAVLAALGREELELHLKTAKRIGLSEAELRQVLMHVAIYGGVPAANHAFALAKKLGWGE, encoded by the coding sequence ATGGCATTTATCGAATACAACGGTCGCAGCGTCGCCTATCGTCTGCTGGGCGCCGAGGCGTTGCCGCTGGTCGTGCTGGCCCATCCCTTGGGTATGACCCAGGCGGTATGGGACGACATCCTGTCGGCGCTGCTGCCGCGCTATCGTGTACTGACCTGGGACCTGCCCGGCCACGGCGCTAGCCAGGCCTGGCCAGTGGAGGGCGGCGAGATCACTCCCGCTACACTCGCCCATGAGGCGCTGGCACTGGCCGATCAGGCCGGGGCGTCGCGCTTTCACTTCGTCGGCACCTCGATCGGCGGGGTGGTCGGCCAGCACCTGATCGCCGAGCATGCCGAGCGCCTCTACTCGGCGACGTTGACCAATACCGGGGCGGTGATCGGCAACGCCGATCTGTGGACGACCCGTGCCGGGCGCGTGCGCAGCGAAGGGCTTGCGGCAATGGCCGGCGAGATCGTGCCGCGCTGGTTCGCCCCCGCGCTGATCGAGGCGCAGCCGGCGCTGGCGGCGGGCTGGAAGGTGCAGATGGCGCGCACCGACGGAGAATCCTACGCGCGGCTGTGCGAGATGCTCGGCACGACCGATTTTTGCGGCAAGCTCAAGGCGTCGTTGGCTCAGCACCCGGACGTCAAGGTGCACCTGCTGGGCGGCAGCGAGGACCTGGCCACGCCGCCGGATACCCTGGCCGCCCTTGCCAAGGAGTGCAACGGCGCACCGCTGGAGATTCTCGAGGGGATCGCCCACGTGCCCTCGGTGGAAGCTCCCCAGGCGCTGGCCAAGCGCCTGCTGCTGTGGATGACCAAGGATGGAGTGGCGGTCGGCGAGCAAGGGGTGAGCTACGCCGAAGGCCTCGAGACGCGCAAGCAGGTACTTGGCGAAGAGCATGTCGAGCGTGCCTCGAAGTCTGCCACCAGCCTGGATGCGCCCTTCCAGCAGATGATCACCCGCCTGGCGTGGGGCGAGCTGTGGAGCAACGACGACCTGACTCGCCGTGAGCGCAGCATGATCACCACCGCCGTCCTGGCAGCGCTGGGTCGCGAGGAGCTCGAGCTGCACCTCAAGACCGCCAAGCGCATCGGGCTTTCCGAGGCCGAATTGCGTCAGGTGCTGATGCATGTTGCTATCTATGGAGGCGTTCCCGCAGCCAATCACGCCTTCGCACTAGCCAAGAAGCTCGGCTGGGGAGAGTGA
- a CDS encoding IclR family transcriptional regulator C-terminal domain-containing protein has protein sequence MEVPVQEETLSPDDRDFVTALASGLEVILAFDGANPRMTLSEVATRTGMNRARARRFLLTLHALGYVRKQNRHFELAPKVLQLGYAFLSANNYRSVIQQYLEDITAEIGESSSLGVLDGDDVIYVARSAASHRLMAISLSVGTRLPAAHTSMGRVLLAQLTDAELDAYLERVVLERYTDKTVADKQALHKCILKVRKQGYAISDQELDSGLRSLAVPAFDANGRLLGAINISTNAARIDLDTLTGSFLPLLQQKAQLIRTHIS, from the coding sequence ATGGAAGTCCCCGTGCAGGAAGAGACACTGAGCCCGGATGATCGCGACTTCGTCACCGCCCTGGCGAGCGGCCTTGAGGTGATCCTGGCCTTCGATGGCGCCAACCCGCGCATGACGCTGAGCGAGGTAGCCACCCGTACCGGCATGAACCGCGCCCGGGCCAGGCGTTTTCTGCTGACGTTGCATGCCTTGGGCTATGTACGCAAGCAGAACCGCCACTTCGAGCTGGCCCCCAAGGTGCTGCAACTCGGTTACGCCTTCCTCTCGGCCAACAACTACCGCAGCGTGATCCAGCAGTATCTCGAGGACATCACTGCCGAGATCGGCGAATCCTCGTCGCTCGGCGTGCTCGATGGCGACGATGTGATCTATGTGGCGCGCTCGGCGGCGAGTCACCGGCTGATGGCGATCTCCCTATCGGTCGGCACCCGCCTGCCAGCGGCGCACACCTCCATGGGGCGGGTATTGCTGGCACAGCTCACCGATGCAGAACTCGACGCCTACCTCGAGCGCGTGGTTCTGGAGCGCTATACCGACAAGACCGTGGCCGACAAGCAGGCGCTGCACAAGTGCATCCTCAAGGTGCGCAAGCAGGGCTACGCGATCTCCGATCAGGAACTCGACTCCGGGCTGCGATCGCTGGCGGTGCCCGCCTTCGATGCCAACGGAAGGCTGCTTGGCGCGATCAATATCAGCACCAATGCCGCGCGTATCGACCTCGACACCCTGACCGGCAGCTTCCTGCCGCTGCTTCAGCAGAAGGCGCAGCTGATCCGCACGCATATCAGTTGA
- a CDS encoding CoA transferase subunit A has product MAEFLSLHDAVARYVEDGATVAMEGFTHLIPFAAGHEVIRQGKRDLTLIRMTPDLIYDQMIGAGCASKLIFSWGGNPGVGSLHRLRDAVEKGWPHKIEILEHSHATMACAFEAGAAGLPLAVLRGYVGSDLPKVNDQIKFIECPFTGERLAAVPSIRPDVSIIHAQKADRAGNVLVEGIVGVQKEAVLAARHSIVTVEEIVDDLTTQQDYHPNACVIPGWAISAVAVAEKGAFPSYTHGYYPRSNRFYKEWDTIARDREAFNAWLDKNVYNAGGAA; this is encoded by the coding sequence ATGGCCGAGTTCCTCAGCCTGCATGACGCAGTGGCGCGCTACGTCGAAGACGGCGCCACCGTGGCCATGGAAGGCTTTACCCACCTGATCCCCTTTGCGGCGGGTCATGAAGTGATCCGCCAGGGCAAGCGCGACCTGACGCTGATTCGCATGACGCCTGACTTGATCTACGACCAGATGATCGGCGCCGGCTGCGCCAGCAAGCTGATCTTCTCGTGGGGCGGCAACCCGGGCGTGGGTTCGCTGCACCGCCTGCGCGATGCCGTCGAGAAGGGCTGGCCGCACAAGATCGAGATTCTCGAGCACAGCCACGCAACCATGGCCTGCGCCTTCGAGGCCGGTGCCGCCGGCCTGCCGCTGGCCGTGCTGCGCGGCTACGTGGGCAGCGACCTGCCCAAGGTCAACGATCAGATCAAGTTCATCGAGTGCCCCTTCACCGGCGAGCGTCTCGCTGCGGTGCCCTCGATCCGTCCCGATGTCAGCATCATCCACGCCCAGAAGGCCGACCGCGCCGGCAACGTGCTGGTGGAGGGCATCGTGGGCGTGCAGAAGGAGGCGGTGCTGGCCGCCAGGCACAGCATCGTCACCGTCGAGGAGATCGTCGACGACCTGACCACGCAGCAGGACTACCACCCCAATGCCTGCGTGATCCCCGGCTGGGCGATCAGCGCCGTGGCGGTGGCCGAGAAGGGCGCCTTCCCCTCCTACACGCACGGCTACTACCCGCGCAGCAACCGCTTCTACAAGGAGTGGGACACCATCGCCCGGGATCGCGAGGCCTTCAATGCCTGGCTCGACAAGAACGTCTACAACGCAGGAGGCGCCGCCTGA
- a CDS encoding adenylosuccinate lyase family protein — MPAELIQYPFMSQGGLAECNAEAMVEAMLNFELGLAEVQEARGALPEGVSLRMAEYLRGHAFDIDAIAHGIASGGNAAIPFVKQGRAALPDELKRYWHQGATSQDVVDSALMLLLKPRLATLDALAGRCRQAAVTLMQTHAGTVMVGRTLMQQALPTTFGVKVAQWALGLEQARRRLAPLKLSGLPVQFGGAVGVHSGWDELGLEFMDDLAERLELASPVLPWHTDRQPIHALMTALDAMAGATEKLALDLSLLTQTEVGEVAEPGGEGMGESSSMPHKRNPVRCALIRGACRQIHGHTTVILNAAAQPLERGLGEWHAEWAPLVDSVLLLEGALEQAAVLLEGLEVNPDAMRRNLDITGGAIMAEPVSRLLAPIVGQDAAKRISAEAAETARLERRPYAEVLAGHAELKGRVEPSALEQASEPALYIGSARQQVERAEAWLIGG, encoded by the coding sequence ATGCCTGCCGAGCTTATCCAGTACCCCTTCATGAGCCAGGGGGGGCTTGCCGAATGTAACGCCGAAGCGATGGTCGAGGCGATGCTGAATTTCGAGTTGGGCCTTGCCGAGGTACAGGAAGCTCGCGGCGCGCTGCCTGAGGGCGTCAGCCTGCGCATGGCCGAGTACCTGCGTGGCCATGCGTTCGATATCGATGCCATCGCGCACGGCATCGCCAGTGGCGGCAATGCCGCCATCCCCTTCGTCAAGCAGGGCCGTGCGGCGCTACCCGACGAGCTCAAGCGCTACTGGCATCAGGGGGCGACCAGTCAGGACGTGGTCGACAGCGCGCTGATGCTGCTGCTCAAGCCGCGCCTGGCGACGCTCGACGCGCTGGCCGGACGCTGTCGCCAGGCGGCGGTGACTCTCATGCAGACCCACGCCGGCACCGTGATGGTGGGGCGCACCCTGATGCAGCAGGCGCTGCCGACCACCTTCGGCGTCAAGGTGGCGCAGTGGGCGTTGGGGCTCGAGCAGGCACGTCGACGTCTCGCGCCACTCAAGCTCTCCGGCCTGCCGGTACAGTTTGGTGGCGCCGTGGGGGTGCACTCTGGTTGGGACGAGCTGGGGCTCGAGTTCATGGACGACCTGGCCGAACGTCTCGAGCTGGCCTCCCCAGTGCTGCCCTGGCACACCGATCGGCAGCCCATCCATGCACTGATGACGGCGCTGGACGCCATGGCTGGTGCCACTGAAAAACTGGCGCTGGACCTCTCGCTGCTGACCCAGACGGAGGTCGGTGAGGTCGCCGAGCCCGGCGGCGAGGGCATGGGCGAGTCCTCCTCGATGCCCCATAAACGTAACCCGGTGCGCTGCGCGCTGATCCGGGGCGCCTGTCGCCAGATCCATGGCCACACCACGGTGATCCTCAACGCCGCCGCCCAGCCGCTGGAGCGTGGCCTGGGGGAATGGCATGCCGAGTGGGCGCCGCTCGTCGATAGCGTCCTGCTGCTCGAGGGGGCGCTCGAGCAGGCGGCGGTACTGCTCGAGGGACTTGAAGTCAATCCCGACGCCATGCGCCGTAACCTGGACATCACCGGCGGAGCGATCATGGCCGAGCCGGTATCGCGGCTGCTGGCACCCATCGTCGGGCAGGACGCCGCCAAGCGCATCAGCGCCGAGGCTGCCGAGACGGCACGCCTCGAGCGTCGGCCCTATGCCGAAGTACTGGCGGGACATGCGGAGTTGAAGGGGAGAGTCGAGCCCAGCGCATTGGAGCAGGCATCGGAGCCCGCCTTATACATTGGTAGTGCCAGGCAGCAGGTGGAGCGTGCCGAGGCGTGGCTGATAGGCGGCTAA
- a CDS encoding LysR family transcriptional regulator → MAHVDLNLLRAFVLLFETRSVTLTADRLFVTQPSVSYALSKLRELFDDRLFVRSRQGMEPTMTARQLYPSLRDALRQLEATIESGRDFDPASCQRRFRLALTDLGEMSLLPAILHRLHAQAPGLELEVVPLEIARAEEWLTSGTVNAVICSRPIDTPGIERRIILKDRYVCLFDRTRFGDGKLTMERFTAGRHAMVASSSGHGLAEEVLNRLEVPRKISLEVSHFSILPRILHGSDLLAILPWQITTAFAEAPLEWCELPFAVPEFDVALYWQAQACRSPSQRWFCDTIIEAVATA, encoded by the coding sequence ATGGCGCATGTCGACCTCAATCTGCTGCGCGCCTTCGTGCTGCTGTTCGAGACACGCAGCGTGACGCTGACCGCCGATCGCCTGTTCGTCACCCAGCCCTCGGTGAGCTACGCGTTGAGCAAGCTACGCGAGCTGTTCGACGATCGCCTGTTCGTGCGCTCCCGCCAGGGCATGGAGCCGACCATGACTGCGCGCCAGCTCTACCCGTCGCTTCGCGATGCGTTGCGGCAGCTGGAAGCTACCATCGAGAGCGGTCGCGACTTCGACCCGGCCAGCTGCCAGAGGCGTTTCCGCCTGGCCCTGACGGATCTCGGCGAGATGTCGCTGCTGCCGGCGATCCTACACCGGCTACATGCCCAGGCGCCGGGCCTCGAACTGGAAGTGGTGCCGCTCGAGATCGCCAGGGCGGAGGAGTGGTTGACCAGCGGCACGGTCAATGCAGTGATCTGCAGTCGTCCTATCGATACCCCGGGGATCGAGCGGCGCATCATTCTCAAGGACCGCTACGTCTGCCTGTTCGATCGCACACGTTTCGGTGACGGTAAATTGACCATGGAGCGCTTCACGGCAGGGCGGCACGCCATGGTCGCCTCATCGTCGGGTCACGGACTTGCAGAAGAGGTGCTCAATCGCCTCGAGGTGCCGCGTAAGATCAGCCTCGAGGTCTCGCACTTCTCGATCCTGCCGCGCATCCTTCACGGCAGCGACCTGCTGGCAATTCTGCCCTGGCAGATCACCACCGCCTTCGCCGAGGCACCCCTCGAGTGGTGCGAGCTGCCCTTCGCCGTGCCCGAGTTCGATGTCGCCCTCTACTGGCAGGCGCAGGCCTGCCGCTCGCCCTCCCAGCGCTGGTTCTGCGACACCATCATCGAGGCGGTGGCCACCGCCTAG
- the mdlC gene encoding benzoylformate decarboxylase, with the protein MASVHAVTYSLLRRQGMTTIFGNPGSNELPFLKGFPEDFRYILGLHEGVVAGMADGYALATGHPAFVNLHAAAGTGNAMGALTNAWYSHSPLVITAGQQARSMIGVESMLANVDAPQLPRPLVKWSYEPACPEDVPRALSQAIHSASLPPRGPVYVSIPHDDWDREAGEDAELVIEREIVHAGLPSAAQLERLAERLNGASSPVLVLGPEVDARGANALAVELAERLRMPVWVAPSASRCPFPNRHPCFRGVLPAAIAGITAQLEGHDLIVVIGAPVFRYHKYAPGRYLPAGARLVHVTGDANEAARAPMGDALVGDVHATLAALVPQIAQSDRAMPETSPRPGPVEDGEGMLAPANVFETLDALAPEDAIYVKESTSTVEIFWERVEMRHPGSYFFPAAGGLGFGLPAALGVQLAQPGRQVIGVIGDGSANYAITALWSAAQYRIPAILIILKNGTYGALRGFARHMAVDDAPGLDVPGMDFCALAQGYGVEARLADTRERLEAALREGLESDRPLLIEVPTLQT; encoded by the coding sequence ATGGCCAGCGTTCACGCCGTCACCTATTCGCTCCTGCGCCGCCAGGGAATGACCACCATCTTCGGCAACCCCGGCTCCAATGAGCTGCCTTTCCTTAAGGGGTTCCCCGAGGACTTCCGCTACATCCTCGGCCTCCATGAGGGGGTGGTGGCGGGTATGGCGGACGGTTATGCACTGGCCACGGGACACCCCGCCTTCGTCAACCTGCATGCCGCGGCGGGCACCGGCAATGCCATGGGGGCGCTGACCAACGCCTGGTACTCCCACTCGCCGCTGGTGATCACCGCCGGCCAGCAGGCGCGCTCGATGATCGGCGTCGAATCGATGCTGGCCAATGTCGATGCCCCGCAGCTGCCGAGGCCCTTGGTCAAGTGGAGCTATGAGCCGGCCTGCCCGGAGGACGTGCCGCGGGCGCTGAGCCAGGCGATCCACAGCGCCAGCCTGCCGCCGCGGGGGCCGGTCTATGTCTCGATTCCGCATGACGACTGGGATCGCGAGGCCGGGGAGGATGCCGAACTGGTGATCGAGCGCGAGATCGTGCACGCTGGCCTCCCCTCAGCGGCGCAACTCGAACGACTCGCCGAGCGCCTCAACGGCGCCTCGAGTCCGGTATTGGTGCTGGGGCCGGAGGTCGATGCGCGCGGTGCCAACGCCCTTGCCGTCGAGCTGGCCGAACGGCTGCGCATGCCGGTGTGGGTGGCGCCCTCGGCCTCGCGCTGCCCGTTCCCCAACCGTCACCCCTGTTTTCGCGGCGTGCTGCCGGCGGCGATCGCCGGAATCACCGCGCAGCTCGAGGGGCACGACCTGATCGTGGTGATCGGTGCACCGGTATTTCGCTACCACAAGTATGCGCCGGGACGTTACCTGCCGGCGGGGGCGCGCCTGGTGCACGTCACCGGCGATGCCAACGAGGCGGCCCGTGCGCCGATGGGCGACGCCCTGGTGGGTGATGTGCACGCCACGCTCGCCGCCCTGGTGCCGCAGATCGCACAGAGCGACCGAGCGATGCCCGAGACGTCGCCGAGGCCCGGTCCGGTGGAGGATGGCGAGGGGATGCTGGCCCCGGCCAATGTGTTCGAGACGCTCGATGCGCTGGCCCCGGAGGATGCCATCTACGTCAAGGAGTCCACTTCGACCGTGGAGATCTTCTGGGAGCGCGTCGAGATGCGTCATCCCGGCAGCTACTTCTTTCCGGCCGCCGGCGGGCTCGGCTTCGGCCTGCCGGCGGCGCTCGGCGTGCAGCTCGCGCAGCCCGGCCGCCAAGTGATCGGGGTGATCGGAGACGGCTCGGCCAACTATGCGATCACTGCGCTGTGGAGCGCCGCCCAGTACCGTATCCCGGCGATCCTGATCATCCTCAAGAACGGCACCTATGGTGCCCTGCGCGGCTTCGCCCGTCACATGGCGGTGGACGACGCGCCGGGGCTCGATGTGCCCGGCATGGACTTCTGCGCCCTGGCCCAAGGCTATGGCGTCGAGGCACGACTGGCCGATACCCGCGAGCGCCTGGAGGCCGCCCTGCGCGAGGGCCTCGAGAGTGATCGACCGCTGCTGATCGAGGTACCCACCCTGCAGACCTGA